Genomic window (Spirosoma sp. KCTC 42546):
CCGGGTTACGGAAATACGAGCGGCTTCAATCTGGCGGGCAGTGATCCGACCCGGCTCCAATGATTTAATCGCGAACGTACCGAAAGAAATCTCATGACCGCGCGATGCGATACCTGGAATCCTTCCTTTATGCTGTTTACGGAATTTAGTTCTTTTTGGCTGTAACATAGCTCTTTAATCAGTTTGCCGTTTGCAGTTTGACGTTTGTAGTTAATGTCAGGAAATCTTGTTGAACACCGAACTTCAAACCTCAAACGTCAAACTAACTTTTCAAGTTTATCGTCTTGGTCCACCTGGTCCACCACCACGGTTGCCACCTTGGCCACCGCCCCGGTTACCGCCCTGGCCGCCACCACGATTGGCACCTGGAGCGCCACCGCGATTGCCACCCTGACCTCCCCGATCGTTACCACCGCGGTCTCCACGACCACGACCACCACGGTCGTTGCCATCACGGTCGCCACGAGGGCCCCGACGATCGCCACGGTCGTTAGCAGATGCTGTACGTTCTCCGGCTTGTGCCTGGCTCATCATAGCTGATGGCGATAGATCGCGCTTGCCATAAACTTCACCTTTGAAAATCCACACTTTGATGCCGATTTTGCCGTAAACGGTTTGGGCTTCAGAGATAGCATAGTCGATGTCGGCACGGAGTGTATGAAGAGGCACGCGACCTTCTTTGTACTGCTCTGAGCGGGCAATTTCAGCACCACCTAAACGACCCGATACTTTTACTTTGATACCTTGTGCACCAACCCGGAGAGCGGACTGGATAGCCTGCTTCATAGCACGACGGAACGAAATACGAGCCTGTAACTGCTGAGCGATAGCTTCGCCAACCAATTTAGCATCGATTTCTGGCCGTTTGATTTCGAAGATATTGATCTGAACATCTTTGCCCGTGATCTTTTTCAGCTCTTCTTTGATCTTGTCGACCTCGCCACCGCCTTTACCGATTACAATACCCGGACGGGCTGTGTGAATCGTAAGGGTTACCCGCTTCAGGGTACGCTCGATAACTACCCGAGCAATGGCTCCTTTCGGAATACGGGCTGCTACGTATTTGCGGATTTTCTCGTCTTCAACAAGTTTATCTGCAAACTCTTTGCCGCCGTACCAGCTCGATTCCCAGCCCCGAACAATACCAAGTCGCAGGCCAATTGGATTTATTTTTTGTCCCATTTCCTAATTATTGTTCGTTTTCAGGGGTTTCTGCTGATTCCAGTACAGATTGCGCTGCGCTGTCAACTACAATAGTAATGTGGTTGGACCGTTTCCGAATCCGGTGACCACGACCTTGTGGAGCTGGACGCAGACGCTTCAGCATCGGACCTCCGTCAACAAAAATCGTTTTTACATACAGATCAGCGTCTTCTATGCGCTCATCTACATTTTTCTGTTGCCAGTTGGCAACGGCCGATAAAAGCACTTTCTGCAATACATCGGCACCAGCC
Coding sequences:
- the rpsC gene encoding 30S ribosomal protein S3 → MGQKINPIGLRLGIVRGWESSWYGGKEFADKLVEDEKIRKYVAARIPKGAIARVVIERTLKRVTLTIHTARPGIVIGKGGGEVDKIKEELKKITGKDVQINIFEIKRPEIDAKLVGEAIAQQLQARISFRRAMKQAIQSALRVGAQGIKVKVSGRLGGAEIARSEQYKEGRVPLHTLRADIDYAISEAQTVYGKIGIKVWIFKGEVYGKRDLSPSAMMSQAQAGERTASANDRGDRRGPRGDRDGNDRGGRGRGDRGGNDRGGQGGNRGGAPGANRGGGQGGNRGGGQGGNRGGGPGGPRR
- the rplV gene encoding 50S ribosomal protein L22, which encodes MEAVARLKDVPTSPRKMRLIADLIRGQRVSRALGLLKYQPQAGADVLQKVLLSAVANWQQKNVDERIEDADLYVKTIFVDGGPMLKRLRPAPQGRGHRIRKRSNHITIVVDSAAQSVLESAETPENEQ